The following are encoded together in the Phenylobacterium sp. NIBR 498073 genome:
- a CDS encoding TonB-dependent receptor: MTYRVLLLAATSAASLFSGVAYAQSGAGEVEELVVTGTRTEGRSRLETLAPVDVISADALQQRGTTELATALATSVPSITFPRPSNTDGTDAIRPATLRGQGPDQTLVLVNGTRRHATALVNTNGSVGRGSAAVDLNAIPSTAIDRIEVLRDGASAQYGSDAIAGVINMRLREAASGGGLSVTYGSYLTSFDGYYGRNDDISDGATTTVSGWQGLSFLGDGFLTLSAEYRSRENTNRSDIDKRVTPNRITSRFGDADVDDISFYANAGKSLNDTWDLYGWYGYQHRDASSAATYRLPTDAAQNIPSVYPNGYLPYLTTDTEDNSAGLGVRGQIAGFNADFNIVYGKNDIDFGVQNTINPSYGPTSPTSFQAGGLTYDQLVFGADFSREFDIGLAGPLNVAFGLEARQETYKINQGEVASYARGPVLGVSFGSRGFTGFTPSNEVDVDRDNIGVYVDLEGKLTEQLTLSAAVRYEDYSDFGDTTTGKLAARYEVSPEFAIRGAISSGFRAPALQQQYFTSTSILYIDNIPYETGTYPATSPVARALGAEPLKAETSDNYALGFVFRRGAFELTVDGYKIDVKDRIVLSETLTGNPAAAPGTNARVIYDLLSPLGATAARFFINGVDTETVGVDVVARYRIVDEQAGTFDLTAAANYNDVDVTKTPVTKTSILPTPTSLFARQATLRFEDGTPKHKLALQGDWNREAWGATVRTTIYGDVLSPGSAADGSSDNRTGTRGLVDLEARYTFPIGLTASVGADNVFDVYPRQITPNQNTTSASPFSSFSPFGFNGRFVYGRLAYKW, from the coding sequence ATGACGTATCGCGTACTGCTGCTTGCGGCCACCTCGGCCGCGAGTCTGTTTTCTGGCGTAGCTTACGCCCAATCTGGGGCTGGCGAGGTCGAAGAGCTGGTCGTCACCGGCACCCGCACCGAAGGCCGCTCGCGCCTCGAAACCCTTGCTCCTGTGGATGTCATCAGCGCCGATGCGCTGCAGCAGCGCGGCACGACCGAGCTGGCGACAGCGCTCGCCACCTCCGTGCCTTCCATCACCTTCCCGCGCCCCTCGAACACCGACGGCACCGACGCCATCCGCCCGGCCACCCTGCGCGGCCAGGGCCCGGATCAGACGCTGGTGCTGGTCAACGGCACGCGCCGTCACGCCACCGCGCTCGTCAACACCAACGGATCGGTCGGCCGCGGCTCGGCCGCCGTCGATCTCAACGCCATCCCGTCCACGGCCATCGACCGCATCGAAGTCCTGCGTGACGGCGCCTCGGCCCAGTACGGCTCGGACGCCATCGCCGGCGTCATCAACATGCGCCTGCGCGAAGCCGCCAGCGGCGGCGGCCTGAGCGTCACCTACGGCTCCTACCTCACCAGCTTCGACGGCTACTACGGCCGCAACGACGACATCAGCGACGGCGCCACCACCACGGTGTCGGGCTGGCAGGGCCTGAGCTTCCTGGGCGACGGCTTCCTGACCCTGTCGGCGGAGTATCGCTCGCGCGAGAACACCAACCGCAGCGACATCGACAAGCGCGTCACCCCCAACCGCATCACCTCGCGGTTCGGCGACGCCGACGTCGACGACATCTCGTTCTACGCCAACGCCGGCAAGTCGCTGAACGACACCTGGGACCTCTACGGCTGGTACGGCTACCAGCACCGCGACGCCTCCAGCGCCGCGACCTACCGCCTGCCGACCGACGCTGCGCAGAACATCCCTTCGGTCTATCCGAACGGCTACCTGCCGTATCTGACGACCGACACCGAGGACAACAGCGCGGGCCTGGGCGTTCGCGGCCAGATCGCCGGGTTCAACGCCGACTTCAACATCGTCTACGGCAAGAACGACATCGACTTCGGCGTCCAGAACACGATCAACCCGTCCTATGGCCCGACCTCGCCGACCTCGTTCCAGGCCGGCGGCCTGACCTATGACCAGCTGGTCTTCGGCGCCGACTTCAGCCGCGAGTTCGACATCGGCCTGGCCGGCCCGCTGAACGTCGCCTTCGGCCTCGAGGCCCGCCAGGAGACCTACAAGATCAACCAGGGCGAGGTCGCTTCCTACGCCCGCGGTCCGGTCCTGGGGGTCAGCTTCGGTTCGCGCGGCTTCACCGGCTTCACCCCGTCCAACGAAGTGGACGTCGATCGCGACAACATCGGCGTCTATGTCGACCTGGAAGGCAAGCTCACCGAGCAGCTGACCCTGTCGGCCGCTGTCCGCTACGAGGACTATTCCGACTTCGGCGACACCACGACCGGCAAGCTCGCCGCCCGCTACGAGGTCTCGCCGGAGTTCGCCATCCGCGGCGCGATCTCCAGCGGCTTCCGCGCCCCGGCCCTGCAGCAGCAGTACTTCACCTCGACGTCGATCCTCTACATCGACAACATTCCGTACGAGACCGGCACCTATCCGGCCACCAGCCCGGTCGCCCGGGCTCTGGGGGCCGAGCCGCTGAAGGCCGAGACCTCCGACAACTACGCGCTAGGCTTCGTCTTCCGCCGCGGCGCGTTCGAACTCACCGTCGACGGCTATAAGATCGACGTGAAGGACCGCATCGTCCTGTCGGAAACCCTTACCGGCAACCCAGCTGCGGCCCCGGGCACCAACGCCCGAGTGATCTACGACCTGCTCTCGCCGCTCGGCGCGACGGCGGCCCGCTTCTTCATCAACGGCGTCGACACCGAGACCGTCGGCGTCGACGTGGTGGCCCGCTACCGCATCGTCGATGAACAGGCCGGAACCTTCGACCTGACGGCCGCGGCCAACTACAACGACGTCGACGTCACCAAGACTCCGGTGACCAAAACCTCGATCCTGCCGACTCCGACCTCGCTGTTCGCCCGCCAGGCGACGCTGCGCTTCGAAGACGGCACGCCCAAGCACAAGCTGGCCCTGCAGGGCGACTGGAATCGTGAGGCCTGGGGCGCCACCGTGCGCACCACGATCTACGGCGACGTCCTCTCGCCGGGCTCGGCCGCGGACGGCAGCTCGGACAACCGGACCGGCACGCGCGGCCTGGTCG
- a CDS encoding DUF4129 domain-containing protein has protein sequence MAASNPDVAQDAYVSRPGGDVSAEELSGAFRSTAPVPAHTYRLSGCSGVVMQRDVEASAPAGKAGDAIAKAHAELLRDRGFQFDRADFQPPKTPEWLKWIGEAFQAIAPLLKYVFWIGVALIAALVLYALVREVLRLRMPTARPKTAQAEVVPEWRPDAAAARDLLAAADLLAAEGRYAEAAHLILLRSVEDIERRRPRSVRPALTTREIAGLSALPSAARPAFAKIGAVVERSLFGGAPVVAADYAACRSDYEAFALPAGWA, from the coding sequence ATGGCGGCCAGCAACCCGGACGTTGCTCAGGACGCGTATGTGAGCCGTCCCGGCGGCGATGTTTCAGCGGAAGAGTTGTCGGGCGCTTTCAGGTCGACGGCGCCGGTTCCTGCCCATACATATCGATTGTCGGGTTGTTCCGGGGTGGTGATGCAACGAGACGTGGAAGCAAGCGCCCCCGCGGGAAAGGCGGGCGACGCCATTGCGAAGGCCCACGCCGAGCTTTTGCGCGACCGCGGCTTCCAGTTCGATCGCGCTGATTTTCAGCCGCCGAAGACCCCTGAATGGTTGAAATGGATCGGTGAGGCGTTCCAGGCGATCGCACCGCTGCTGAAATACGTGTTCTGGATCGGCGTGGCGTTGATCGCCGCCCTGGTGTTGTACGCCCTGGTGCGTGAAGTCCTGAGGCTGCGGATGCCGACGGCCAGGCCCAAGACGGCGCAGGCCGAGGTCGTTCCCGAATGGCGGCCGGATGCGGCGGCGGCGCGCGATCTGCTGGCCGCGGCCGACCTGTTGGCGGCTGAGGGCCGGTATGCGGAAGCCGCGCACCTGATCCTGCTGCGCAGCGTCGAGGATATCGAGCGTCGGCGGCCCAGGTCCGTGCGTCCGGCGCTGACCACCCGGGAGATCGCCGGTCTGAGCGCCTTGCCGTCGGCGGCGCGGCCTGCATTCGCCAAGATCGGCGCGGTGGTCGAACGCAGCCTGTTCGGAGGCGCGCCGGTCGTGGCCGCCGACTATGCGGCATGCCGCAGCGACTATGAGGCCTTCGCCCTGCCGGCGGGGTGGGCATGA
- a CDS encoding MoxR family ATPase, producing the protein MNVAEVRALADDIRREIGKAVIGQETAVDLLLTALFAGGHVLLEGPPGTAKTLLAQTFAASLGLDYSRIQFTPDLMPGDIIGANLFNFQTSTFTLTRGPVFCELLLADEINRTPPKTQAALLEAMQERRITIDGQSHELSPRFTVVATQNPIEQQGTYPLPEAQLDRFLFKHVLDYPERADELAIVTGHGSRAGLPSPAELGVRTLLDRAAVEAAVAAVAQVRLTDEVAAYVVDLIRATRESADVETGASPRAGAMLALAARAHAALDGRDYVIPDDVKTLAAPALRHRVILSPAAEIEGRRVDQVLALLVDQVAAPR; encoded by the coding sequence GTGAACGTCGCTGAGGTGAGGGCGCTGGCCGACGACATCCGCCGCGAGATCGGCAAGGCGGTCATCGGCCAGGAGACGGCGGTGGACCTGCTGCTGACCGCGCTGTTCGCGGGCGGCCACGTGCTGCTGGAGGGCCCGCCGGGGACGGCGAAGACCCTGCTGGCCCAGACCTTCGCCGCCAGCCTGGGCCTGGATTACAGCCGTATCCAGTTCACGCCGGACCTGATGCCGGGCGACATCATCGGCGCCAACCTGTTCAACTTCCAGACCAGCACCTTCACCCTGACCCGCGGGCCGGTGTTTTGCGAGCTGCTGCTGGCCGACGAGATCAACCGCACGCCGCCAAAGACCCAGGCCGCCTTGCTGGAGGCGATGCAGGAGCGGCGCATCACCATCGACGGCCAGTCGCATGAGCTGAGCCCGCGGTTCACGGTCGTGGCCACCCAGAACCCCATCGAACAGCAGGGCACCTATCCGCTGCCCGAGGCGCAGCTGGACCGGTTCCTGTTCAAGCACGTGCTGGACTATCCAGAGCGCGCGGACGAACTGGCGATCGTGACCGGGCATGGATCGCGGGCCGGCTTGCCGAGCCCGGCTGAGTTGGGCGTGCGCACGTTGCTGGACCGGGCCGCGGTGGAGGCGGCGGTCGCCGCGGTCGCCCAGGTGCGGCTCACCGACGAGGTGGCGGCCTATGTCGTCGACCTGATCCGGGCGACCCGTGAATCCGCCGACGTCGAGACGGGGGCCTCGCCGCGGGCCGGCGCCATGCTGGCGCTGGCCGCCCGCGCGCACGCCGCGCTGGATGGGCGCGACTACGTGATCCCCGACGACGTGAAAACGCTGGCGGCGCCGGCCCTGCGCCACCGGGTTATCCTGTCGCCCGCCGCCGAGATCGAGGGCCGGCGCGTCGATCAGGTGCTGGCCCTGCTGGTCGATCAGGTGGCGGCGCCGCGGTGA
- a CDS encoding DUF58 domain-containing protein, giving the protein MWVVGPVWAAALLLLMALDAMLAAARDGLTLDPVGPLSAAVARPGAVRFVARFGGAAPRSLEAALGAEERLGLARRLVSAEVRDGAAAIVMDFTPQRRGLASLDTLWIRWRGPLGLVWKQKTFALDYNLAIATDLQWVRDEAVRLFARNALLGTKAQIDLGEGSEFHALRDFQPGMDRRAVDWKQSARHAALLAKEFRTERNHNIVIAMDCGRAMSEPVDGAPRIDRAINGALLLAHACLRSGDRAGLFAFDAAPRLSTGALGGPSAFSVLQQMAGRIDYSTEETNYTLGLSVLAGELRRRSLIVVFTDFTDQTAAQLMIESVGRLVGRHLIMFVVLQDRELEDMIVAEPREPEDVARAVFAGSLRRERELVISRLRRLGVHIVETPAEAIGPSVINAYLDLKRRDLL; this is encoded by the coding sequence TTGTGGGTCGTTGGTCCGGTCTGGGCGGCAGCGCTGCTGTTGCTGATGGCCCTCGACGCGATGCTGGCGGCGGCGCGCGACGGCCTGACGCTCGATCCGGTCGGCCCCTTGAGCGCGGCCGTGGCGCGTCCGGGGGCGGTGCGGTTCGTCGCGCGGTTCGGCGGCGCCGCGCCGCGGTCGCTGGAGGCGGCCCTGGGGGCGGAGGAGCGCCTGGGCCTGGCGCGGCGTCTCGTAAGCGCCGAGGTTCGTGACGGCGCGGCCGCGATCGTCATGGACTTCACGCCGCAACGGCGCGGCCTGGCGAGCCTCGATACGCTCTGGATCCGCTGGCGCGGACCGCTGGGTCTGGTCTGGAAGCAGAAGACCTTCGCCCTCGACTACAATCTGGCGATCGCCACCGACCTTCAATGGGTGCGCGACGAGGCGGTGCGGCTGTTCGCCCGCAACGCCCTGTTGGGGACGAAGGCGCAGATCGACCTGGGGGAGGGATCGGAATTCCACGCCCTGCGCGACTTCCAGCCGGGCATGGACCGGCGGGCCGTCGACTGGAAGCAGTCGGCCCGCCACGCGGCGTTGCTGGCCAAGGAGTTCCGCACCGAGCGCAACCACAACATCGTCATCGCGATGGATTGCGGGCGGGCGATGAGCGAGCCGGTCGACGGCGCGCCGCGGATCGACCGGGCGATCAATGGGGCGCTGCTGCTGGCCCACGCCTGCCTGCGCTCGGGCGACCGGGCAGGGCTGTTCGCGTTCGACGCGGCCCCGCGCCTGTCGACGGGGGCATTGGGCGGGCCGAGCGCCTTCAGCGTGCTGCAGCAGATGGCCGGGCGCATCGACTACTCCACCGAGGAGACCAACTACACCCTGGGGCTTTCGGTCCTGGCCGGCGAGCTGCGGCGGCGCTCGCTGATCGTGGTGTTCACCGACTTCACCGACCAGACGGCCGCGCAACTGATGATCGAGTCGGTCGGCCGGCTGGTCGGCCGGCACCTGATCATGTTCGTCGTCCTGCAGGACAGGGAACTGGAAGACATGATCGTCGCCGAGCCGCGGGAGCCGGAGGACGTCGCGCGCGCGGTGTTCGCCGGCAGCCTGCGGCGCGAGCGGGAACTGGTGATATCGCGCCTGCGCCGCCTGGGCGTGCACATCGTCGAAACCCCGGCCGAGGCGATTGGACCCTCGGTGATCAACGCCTATCTGGATCTAAAGCGGAGGGACCTGCTGTGA
- a CDS encoding stage II sporulation protein M — MSAALKSQRFREEREADWKRLEGLMDRAEKRSVSSLSDEEILAIPVLYRSTLSALSVARETSLDRGLIDYLEVLSARAYFFVYGSRSTLPERLGGFFRKDWPAAVRSVWRETVVAALLTVLGAVAAALLIAHDAQWYHVFVPQALAGGRDPAAATEVLREMLYDGGGSGDGLSVFATFLFTHNAQVALLAFALGFAFCIPSLMLLIYNGATLGAFLSLYFSRGLGFELGGWLLIHGVTELFAVMLAGAAGIRVGWSLAFPGALSRLDSLAAAGRTAGAVMGGVVVMLFFAGLLEGFGRQLITHDLIRYGVAAATAVLWGAYFYGPRREVAR, encoded by the coding sequence GTGAGCGCCGCCCTCAAGAGCCAACGCTTCCGGGAGGAGCGGGAGGCCGACTGGAAGCGTCTTGAGGGGCTGATGGATCGCGCCGAGAAGCGGTCGGTCTCCAGCCTGTCGGACGAGGAGATCCTGGCGATCCCGGTGCTGTACCGCTCGACGCTTTCGGCGCTCAGCGTGGCGCGCGAGACCTCGCTGGACCGCGGCCTGATCGACTATCTCGAGGTGCTGTCGGCGCGGGCCTATTTCTTCGTCTACGGATCGCGCTCGACCCTGCCCGAACGGCTGGGCGGGTTCTTCCGCAAGGACTGGCCGGCGGCGGTGCGCAGCGTCTGGCGCGAGACGGTCGTGGCCGCGCTGCTGACGGTGCTGGGCGCGGTCGCCGCGGCGCTGCTGATCGCGCACGACGCGCAGTGGTACCATGTGTTCGTGCCGCAGGCCCTGGCCGGCGGGCGCGACCCGGCGGCGGCGACCGAGGTCCTGCGCGAGATGCTCTATGACGGCGGCGGCTCGGGCGACGGCCTGTCGGTGTTCGCCACCTTCCTGTTCACTCACAACGCCCAGGTCGCGCTGCTGGCCTTCGCGCTCGGCTTCGCGTTCTGCATCCCCAGCCTGATGCTGCTGATCTACAACGGCGCGACCCTGGGCGCGTTCCTGTCGCTCTATTTCAGCCGCGGTCTGGGCTTCGAGCTTGGCGGCTGGCTGCTGATCCACGGCGTGACCGAGCTGTTCGCGGTCATGCTCGCCGGGGCGGCCGGGATCCGGGTCGGCTGGTCGCTGGCGTTTCCGGGGGCGCTGTCGCGGCTCGACTCCCTGGCGGCGGCGGGACGGACCGCCGGCGCAGTGATGGGCGGGGTGGTGGTGATGCTGTTCTTCGCCGGCCTGCTGGAAGGGTTCGGGCGGCAGCTGATCACCCACGACCTGATCCGCTACGGGGTCGCCGCGGCCACCGCGGTGCTGTGGGGCGCATACTTCTATGGGCCGCGCCGCGAGGTCGCCCGGTGA
- a CDS encoding RDD family protein, with the protein MDKNTRAFVTPEGVDLRLQIGDGGQRAAAFFIDTVVIMAALVALTLLAVATGITSGGQTGMEIAAIIWLLVAFLLRNFYFTAFELSAAAATPGKRLLGLRVAARDGGRLRAEAVLVRNAMRELEVFMPLSVIMVRVQEGGGQAWMFLAALAWVGIFALFPLFNRDRLRIGDLVGGTWVVRTPRQRLARDMAVEGSERLIRYSFTSPQLDAYGEKELHVLEEVIRRRDRRTVRAVAERISAKIEWTASPDQDDYDFLSAYYAALRGRLEGRMLMGRRRRDKHAV; encoded by the coding sequence GTGGACAAGAACACGCGGGCGTTCGTGACGCCCGAGGGCGTCGATCTGCGGCTGCAGATCGGCGACGGGGGGCAGCGGGCGGCGGCCTTCTTCATCGACACCGTGGTCATCATGGCGGCGCTAGTCGCGCTGACCCTGCTGGCGGTCGCGACCGGGATCACCAGCGGCGGGCAGACCGGGATGGAGATCGCAGCCATCATCTGGCTGCTGGTCGCCTTCCTGCTGCGCAATTTCTACTTCACGGCCTTTGAGCTGAGCGCGGCCGCCGCGACGCCGGGCAAGCGGCTGCTGGGCCTGCGGGTCGCGGCGCGCGACGGCGGGCGGCTGCGCGCCGAGGCGGTGCTGGTCCGCAACGCCATGCGCGAGCTGGAAGTGTTCATGCCGCTGTCAGTGATCATGGTGCGCGTCCAGGAGGGCGGCGGCCAAGCGTGGATGTTCCTGGCGGCCCTGGCGTGGGTCGGGATCTTCGCGCTGTTCCCGCTGTTCAACCGCGACCGGCTGCGGATCGGCGATCTGGTCGGCGGCACCTGGGTCGTGCGCACGCCGCGCCAGCGCCTGGCCAGGGACATGGCGGTCGAGGGTTCGGAGCGGCTGATCCGCTACTCCTTCACGTCGCCGCAACTCGACGCCTATGGCGAGAAGGAGCTGCACGTCCTGGAGGAAGTGATCCGGCGGCGCGACCGGCGCACGGTGCGGGCCGTGGCCGAGCGGATCAGCGCCAAGATCGAGTGGACCGCCTCACCGGACCAGGACGACTACGACTTCCTAAGCGCCTATTACGCCGCGCTGCGGGGCCGGCTGGAAGGGCGGATGCTGATGGGACGGCGGCGGCGCGACAAGCACGCCGTCTGA
- a CDS encoding glycerophosphoryl diester phosphodiesterase membrane domain-containing protein, which yields MTAVQATSANFDFGRVVSNTFRVVGANLRELSIIALLLAGLPAALMGWGQAALGGALDGTGDAPNLGVGAPLFGLGVFTLMIGSVLLQAATIRVAVATLNGDKPSAFRELSRSYGVILPIIGLAIVMSFGIGLGMLLLFVPGIILAVMWIVATPVYVMERPGVFGALGRSRNLTRGHRWPIFGLSVVYFVAYFVVSAVFGGILVALAMIAGDFNGMSITSTIANALLGAVSGVVTSAGISAIYYELRMIKEGVGSAQLAAVFD from the coding sequence ATGACCGCGGTGCAGGCGACCAGCGCGAACTTCGACTTCGGACGGGTGGTTTCGAACACCTTCCGCGTGGTCGGGGCCAATCTGCGAGAACTATCGATCATCGCGCTCCTCCTCGCCGGCCTGCCCGCGGCGCTGATGGGATGGGGCCAAGCTGCGCTGGGCGGCGCGCTCGACGGAACCGGCGACGCCCCGAACCTGGGCGTAGGTGCGCCGCTGTTCGGTCTGGGCGTCTTCACGCTCATGATCGGCTCGGTCCTGCTGCAAGCCGCAACCATTCGCGTGGCCGTCGCGACCCTCAACGGCGACAAGCCGTCGGCCTTCAGAGAGCTCAGCCGGTCCTATGGCGTCATCCTGCCGATCATCGGCTTGGCCATCGTGATGAGCTTCGGCATCGGCCTTGGGATGTTGTTGCTCTTCGTGCCCGGCATCATCCTGGCGGTGATGTGGATCGTCGCCACGCCCGTCTACGTGATGGAACGTCCTGGAGTGTTCGGCGCCCTGGGCCGCAGCCGCAACCTCACCCGCGGACATCGGTGGCCGATCTTCGGACTGTCGGTGGTCTATTTCGTCGCCTACTTCGTCGTCTCGGCCGTGTTCGGCGGGATTCTCGTCGCCCTGGCCATGATCGCCGGCGATTTCAACGGGATGTCGATCACCTCCACGATAGCCAATGCGCTCCTCGGCGCCGTTTCAGGCGTCGTCACCTCGGCGGGCATTTCAGCGATCTACTACGAACTGCGAATGATCAAGGAAGGCGTCGGCTCCGCCCAGCTGGCGGCGGTGTTCGACTGA
- the rplI gene encoding 50S ribosomal protein L9, whose amino-acid sequence MKVVLLERVEGRGGLGDVVTVKDGFARNYLLPRQKALRATAANLKIFDAQRAEIEARNQKTKDAAGKAGEALDGTSYILIRQAGETGQLYGSVTGRDVADMVNAEGGKVDRSMVVLDKPIKTLGVHPVKVRLHAEVTVNVNINIARSQDEAERQARGENVIASQFEEDRAADEQAAQDMLEGGAGQQEGDYGDQ is encoded by the coding sequence ATGAAAGTTGTTCTGCTCGAACGCGTCGAAGGCCGTGGCGGCCTCGGCGACGTGGTCACCGTCAAGGACGGCTTCGCCCGCAACTACCTCCTGCCCCGTCAGAAGGCCCTGCGTGCGACCGCCGCCAATCTGAAGATCTTCGACGCCCAGCGCGCCGAAATCGAAGCCCGCAACCAGAAGACCAAGGACGCCGCCGGCAAGGCTGGCGAAGCCCTGGACGGCACCTCGTACATCCTGATCCGTCAGGCTGGCGAAACCGGCCAGCTCTACGGTTCGGTGACGGGTCGCGACGTGGCCGACATGGTCAACGCCGAAGGCGGCAAGGTCGATCGCTCGATGGTCGTTCTCGACAAGCCGATCAAGACCCTGGGCGTCCATCCCGTGAAGGTTCGCCTGCACGCGGAAGTGACGGTCAACGTCAACATCAACATCGCCCGCAGCCAGGACGAGGCCGAGCGCCAAGCCCGCGGTGAAAACGTGATCGCCTCGCAGTTCGAGGAAGATCGCGCGGCCGATGAGCAAGCCGCCCAGGACATGCTGGAAGGCGGCGCTGGTCAACAGGAAGGCGACTACGGCGACCAATAA
- the rpsR gene encoding 30S ribosomal protein S18 yields the protein MTDETSAAPSAPAAGGARRPFFRRRKVCPFSGANAPKIDYKDVKLLQRYVSERGKIVPSRITAVSAKKQRELARAIKRARFLALLPYVVK from the coding sequence ATGACTGACGAAACCTCCGCCGCTCCGTCGGCCCCCGCCGCTGGCGGCGCCCGCCGCCCGTTCTTCCGCCGCCGCAAGGTGTGCCCGTTCTCCGGCGCCAACGCCCCGAAGATCGACTACAAGGACGTCAAGCTGCTGCAGCGCTACGTTTCCGAGCGCGGCAAGATCGTGCCGTCGCGCATCACCGCGGTGTCGGCCAAGAAGCAACGCGAACTGGCTCGCGCCATCAAGCGTGCTCGCTTCCTCGCCCTCCTGCCCTACGTCGTGAAGTAA
- the rpsF gene encoding 30S ribosomal protein S6 — protein MALYEHVVISRQDISPQQAEALNDQIKALIEEGGGSVAKIEYWGLRNLTYRIKKNRKGHYSLLAIDAPPAAVKEMERQLSLNEDVLRTLTVRVEELDLELSPVLARRDREREPRREEFQS, from the coding sequence ATGGCGCTCTACGAGCACGTTGTTATCTCGCGGCAGGATATCTCGCCGCAACAGGCTGAAGCCCTCAACGACCAAATCAAGGCTCTGATCGAAGAAGGCGGCGGTTCCGTCGCGAAGATCGAGTACTGGGGTCTGCGCAACCTGACCTACCGCATCAAGAAGAACCGCAAGGGCCACTACTCCCTGCTCGCCATCGACGCCCCCCCGGCGGCGGTGAAGGAGATGGAGCGCCAGCTCTCGCTGAACGAAGACGTGCTGCGCACGCTGACCGTTCGCGTCGAGGAACTGGACCTCGAGCTCTCCCCGGTTCTGGCTCGCCGCGATCGCGAACGCGAACCGCGCCGTGAAGAATTCCAAAGCTAA
- a CDS encoding DUF2059 domain-containing protein, translating into MSLAAGLAALLLASTASAQPAPTAHQLDLARRYVKAMKLEVSMGAVMDQLAPTMMQGSLDSLPPEKREAVMGVMREVSQNMVTRLGAEMAPILAEVFTEKELEDVVAFYEGPSGKAMIEKTPQLGAKMAPLMKNLMPQMQSEMIAGMCEVFDCDQKVPSATPS; encoded by the coding sequence ATGAGCTTGGCCGCGGGACTGGCGGCGCTGCTTCTGGCGAGTACGGCGAGCGCCCAGCCAGCGCCCACGGCACATCAGCTGGATCTGGCGCGGCGCTACGTCAAGGCGATGAAACTTGAGGTGTCGATGGGCGCCGTGATGGACCAGCTGGCGCCGACCATGATGCAGGGAAGCCTGGACAGCCTGCCGCCAGAGAAGCGCGAGGCGGTCATGGGCGTGATGCGTGAGGTGTCGCAGAACATGGTGACCAGGTTGGGCGCGGAGATGGCGCCGATCCTGGCCGAGGTGTTCACCGAAAAGGAGCTCGAGGACGTCGTGGCGTTCTACGAGGGGCCCAGCGGCAAGGCGATGATCGAAAAGACCCCGCAGCTCGGCGCCAAGATGGCGCCGCTGATGAAGAATCTCATGCCGCAGATGCAATCCGAAATGATCGCGGGCATGTGCGAGGTCTTCGATTGCGACCAGAAGGTTCCGAGCGCGACGCCTTCGTAG
- a CDS encoding peroxiredoxin, translating to MRRIALAAAVAALAATPAFAALKEGAKAPDFTAQGYQAGKPITFSMAQARKSGPVVLYFFPAAETAGCNLEARLFAESIDQFKAQGATVIGVTAGNLDKLASFSADTEKCSGKFPVAADPSAKIAATYDATLAVKPGWSNRTSYVISPSGEVIHAYSDLKANDHVTETLTAVKAWRAKHPK from the coding sequence ATGCGCCGTATCGCTCTCGCCGCCGCCGTCGCGGCGCTCGCCGCCACCCCCGCGTTCGCCGCGCTAAAAGAGGGCGCCAAGGCCCCGGACTTCACCGCCCAGGGTTACCAGGCCGGCAAGCCGATAACCTTTTCGATGGCCCAGGCCCGCAAGAGCGGCCCGGTCGTGCTGTACTTCTTCCCAGCCGCCGAAACCGCCGGCTGCAACCTCGAGGCGCGCCTGTTCGCGGAGTCGATCGACCAGTTCAAGGCCCAGGGCGCGACCGTCATCGGCGTCACCGCCGGCAACCTCGACAAGCTCGCCTCATTCTCGGCCGACACCGAGAAGTGCTCAGGCAAGTTCCCGGTCGCCGCCGACCCGAGCGCCAAGATCGCCGCCACCTACGACGCCACCCTGGCCGTCAAGCCGGGCTGGTCGAACCGCACGTCCTATGTGATCTCGCCCTCCGGCGAGGTGATCCATGCCTATTCGGACCTGAAGGCGAACGACCACGTCACCGAGACGCTCACGGCGGTGAAGGCCTGGCGGGCCAAACATCCGAAGTAA